A region of Octopus sinensis unplaced genomic scaffold, ASM634580v1 Contig16843, whole genome shotgun sequence DNA encodes the following proteins:
- the LOC118761728 gene encoding uncharacterized protein LOC118761728 translates to MTANVGEQGFLARLRAGAKRLIEALCPCLKKPKTDEYAPEGDVDVSSLITTSEESNLNQCATTDIEDANSEHSELSDETYIRYRSDDSSDGCGPECFDDIFSAAATVHRPGMFEGEYTNGKL, encoded by the exons ATGACAGCTAATGTTGGAGAGCAGGGCTTCCTCGCACGTCTGCGTGCAGGAGCCAAGCGACTTATCGAAGCTTTATGCCCGTGTTTGAAGAAACCGAAAACAGATGAATATGCACCAGAAGGCGACGTAGACGTTTCCTCACTGATAACAACGTCAGAGGAATCCAATCTGAACCAGTGTGCTACCACAGATATAGAGG ATGCAAATTCCGAGCATTCTGAATTATCTGATGAAACATATATACGAT acCGTTCTGATGATTCTTCAGACGGTTGTGGCCCAGAATGTTTTGATG ATATATTTTCTGCAGCAGCGACTGTCCATCGTCCTGGGATGTTTGAAGGAGAATATACTAAcggtaaattataa